The following proteins are co-located in the Camelina sativa cultivar DH55 chromosome 12, Cs, whole genome shotgun sequence genome:
- the LOC104733961 gene encoding uncharacterized protein LOC104733961 has protein sequence MATTANLRRRGLGCDIECAICGGEEETINHALFLCPPARQVWGLSHFPTSSGCFPSNSVYDNMDSLFWRFQDIPSIDVFPWILWYIWKARNDKLFSNLDSNPVAILQIAEEESKLWSSAQEEPPGTFPQSDPRSLSRSRVPTSNVVREYGSSHRCFVDGSWKVTDQFMGRGWYCISPDGESPTMGASNSRRSLSPLHAEVEALIWAMRCMIGAEKEKVVFLTDCSNLVKMVSSPSEWPAFKTYLDAIEEDKEEFISFAVVQIPRSQNGRAHKLARRARVESLPITYVNNFPSNRLV, from the coding sequence ATGGCGACAACAGCTAATCTGCGACGCCGTGGACTTGGTTGTGACATTGAATGTGCAATCTGTGGAGGTGAGGAGGAGACAATTAACCACGCTCTCTTCTTATGCCCCCCGGCTAGGCAGGTTTGGGGTTTGTCCCATTTCCCTACTTCTTCGGGTTGCTTCCCCTCGAATTCTGTCTATGATAATATGGATTCATTATTCTGGAGATTTCAGGACATTCCTTCGATTGATGTTTTCCCGTGGATCctatggtatatttggaaggccCGCAATGATAAATTATTTAGCAATTTGGATTCCAATCCGGTCGCAATTTTACAGATAGCGGAAGAGGAATCAAAGCTCTGGAGCTCGGCTCAGGAAGAACCCCCAGGAACTTTCCCTCAGAGCGATCCTCGATCTCTATCCAGATCTAGGGTTCCTACCAGTAACGTGGTTCGCGAGTATGGATCTAGTCATCGATGCTTTGTGGATGGCTCATGGAAGGTAACTGACCAGTTTATGGGCAGAGGATGGTATTGCATTTCTCCTGATGGAGAATCTCCCACTATGGGTGCATCCAATTCCCGCCGTAGCTTGTCACCTCTccatgcagaagtggaagcCCTTATCTGGGCAATGAGATGTATGATAGGTGCGGAAAAGGAGAAAGTTGTTTTTCTCACAGACTGTTCtaatttggtgaagatggtgtcttcacccTCCGAGTGGCCTGCTTTCAAGACATATCTGGATGCGATTGAAGAGGATAAGGAGGAATTTATCTCATTCGCTGTAGTGCAGATACCCAGATCACAAAATGGTAGAGCGCACAAGCTGGCGCGTAGAGCTAGAGTGGAGTCGCTTCCAATTACCTATGTGAATAATTTTCCGTCTAATcggctcgtttga